In Marinobacter sp. LQ44, the following are encoded in one genomic region:
- the dptF gene encoding DNA phosphorothioation-dependent restriction protein DptF has protein sequence MQFKRLLDTLARSSAQAVTTLGAGQKEQDELKEYLYVETRIEKDFRDLLNSNLSSESVIFLCGSSGDGKSEILKRYYETYSDRIRFHLDATHAFKPDQDAIEALDQLFDEHRESDKPLVIGINVGMLFNFASQGHPRHENIRSAIESYLQSGDEISVSYKFLNFEQYPKFSIEDGKTGSSFISELFSRVVASNEKNPLHLAYLDAVRTKPSTLTLNYELLKHEQVRDRIVHLLLSARLKFDQFLSARALLDFVHHLICGPSLLFNNLFVVGHNDLSDVISHFDPCTIRSRSIDQFLIQHPLGIREEAFDEFQNSVQEALGIVDIESAGWLRFFYLFQDIAIGNNFHQRFKKDFEQPLYDRYIEIWRLHKSYDGSAEERQKLRSFYKDELVYALVRFGNRLDPSLTAKQHLFLCSRNGIFISAVADIKPDLKRIENEEMANIHEFPVCLKVGDEPLQTFNVNLSFLELVSKINDGYRPNKHDKNTIVILEEIVDDVIKVVIRSNKLMLSDGRQHVYLTNEIEDSEIVVGGVE, from the coding sequence GTGCAGTTCAAACGGTTGCTTGACACCCTGGCTCGGTCGTCAGCTCAAGCGGTTACAACGCTGGGGGCGGGACAAAAAGAGCAAGACGAACTAAAAGAGTACCTCTACGTCGAAACGAGGATTGAGAAAGACTTCAGAGATCTTCTGAATTCGAACCTTTCGTCAGAAAGTGTCATCTTCTTGTGTGGCTCTTCCGGTGACGGAAAGTCTGAAATTCTAAAACGCTATTACGAGACCTACTCAGACAGAATCAGGTTTCACCTAGATGCTACTCATGCGTTTAAACCCGATCAAGATGCAATTGAAGCGTTAGACCAGCTCTTTGACGAGCACCGTGAGTCGGACAAGCCGCTGGTCATTGGAATAAATGTCGGGATGCTATTTAACTTTGCATCTCAAGGACATCCCCGCCACGAAAACATCAGGAGTGCCATTGAATCCTACCTCCAAAGTGGGGACGAAATTTCAGTCTCATACAAGTTCCTTAACTTTGAACAGTATCCGAAATTCAGTATTGAGGACGGAAAGACCGGATCGAGCTTTATCAGTGAATTGTTTTCGCGCGTAGTTGCCTCCAATGAAAAAAATCCGCTACATCTTGCATATCTGGATGCGGTGCGAACGAAGCCCAGCACTCTGACTCTGAACTATGAGTTACTCAAACACGAGCAGGTGCGTGATCGAATAGTCCACTTGCTTCTTTCTGCTAGATTAAAGTTTGATCAATTTCTTTCTGCGCGGGCTTTGCTCGATTTCGTTCACCATTTGATTTGCGGCCCCAGCTTGCTTTTCAACAATCTATTTGTGGTTGGTCACAATGACTTGAGTGACGTTATCAGTCATTTTGACCCATGTACGATTAGGTCTCGAAGTATTGATCAGTTCCTCATTCAGCATCCTCTAGGTATCAGAGAAGAGGCTTTCGATGAGTTCCAGAATTCAGTGCAGGAAGCCCTAGGCATAGTCGACATTGAGTCGGCTGGTTGGTTACGATTTTTTTACCTGTTTCAAGATATCGCCATTGGAAATAACTTTCATCAACGTTTCAAAAAGGATTTTGAACAGCCGCTTTACGACAGATACATTGAGATTTGGCGTTTACATAAAAGCTATGATGGAAGTGCTGAGGAGCGTCAAAAGCTGAGAAGTTTCTATAAGGATGAGCTTGTATATGCACTGGTTCGATTTGGAAACAGGTTGGATCCGTCATTAACTGCAAAACAGCATTTATTTTTGTGCTCCAGAAACGGCATCTTTATTTCGGCAGTTGCCGATATTAAGCCTGACCTCAAAAGAATTGAAAATGAAGAGATGGCAAATATCCACGAGTTTCCGGTTTGCCTTAAGGTTGGTGATGAACCACTTCAAACGTTTAATGTAAACCTTAGTTTTCTTGAGCTGGTTTCTAAAATAAATGATGGGTACAGGCCGAATAAGCACGATAAGAATACGATTGTGATTTTGGAGGAGATCGTCGACGACGTAATAAAAGTCGTCATTCGTTCAAACAAGCTGATGCTTTCGGATGGTAGACAACACGTTTATCTTACGAATGAAATTGAAGACAGTGAGATCGTTGTCGGAGGTGTCGAGTGA
- a CDS encoding helix-turn-helix domain-containing protein, with product MIRFRLKELIAEKGFQENRRVTLDEVSKETGIHRTTLSKIANQRGYNTTTEILDKLCIYFGVELQEVAQHVEEPEDGD from the coding sequence ATGATCAGATTTCGTCTAAAAGAACTAATCGCAGAGAAAGGATTTCAAGAAAATCGAAGGGTTACGCTGGATGAGGTTTCGAAGGAGACTGGAATCCACAGGACGACGCTATCCAAAATTGCGAACCAGCGTGGCTATAACACGACGACAGAAATCCTGGACAAGCTTTGCATCTACTTTGGAGTGGAGCTGCAAGAAGTGGCACAGCACGTTGAAGAGCCAGAAGATGGTGATTGA
- a CDS encoding Arm DNA-binding domain-containing protein: MASIRVREATQKLFFDFHFRGKRCREQTALDNTPANRKKLQAILKRIEAEITLGTFEYHKYFPNSPKAQEFTRQAELRRSREAHDTPLFSEFCETWMDEMRVQWRKSHITTIEGTLKNYLIPEFGEKEVGHITRQEILSFRASLAKVQTRSKKPLSASRINRIMTPLRMILGEAANRFEFTSPFQGIKSLKVPRSDVEPFSLEEVRLILATVRADFRNYYTVRFFTGLRTGEIDGLQWDCVDFQRRQILVRQALVNGEIEQTKTDGSYRHIEMPQLVYDALKDQRKATGNNTFVFCNGAGNPLEHNNVTKRVWYPLLSHLGLRKRRPYQTRHTAATLWLAAGENPEWIARQMGHTTTEMLFRVYSRYVPNLTRRDGSAFERLLINEFEAKVTPEEEAASDEV, from the coding sequence ATGGCTAGCATTCGAGTACGCGAAGCAACACAGAAGCTGTTTTTCGATTTCCATTTTCGAGGTAAGCGCTGCCGAGAGCAGACCGCTCTTGATAACACGCCCGCAAACCGGAAAAAACTCCAGGCGATTCTCAAACGAATCGAAGCGGAAATCACACTGGGCACTTTCGAGTACCACAAATATTTCCCAAACAGCCCCAAAGCCCAGGAGTTCACGAGGCAAGCAGAGCTCCGGCGTTCTCGCGAAGCTCACGACACGCCGTTGTTCAGTGAGTTTTGTGAAACCTGGATGGATGAGATGCGGGTGCAGTGGCGAAAGTCGCACATCACCACCATCGAAGGCACTCTGAAGAATTACCTGATCCCGGAGTTTGGGGAGAAGGAGGTTGGCCACATCACCAGGCAGGAAATTCTTTCGTTCCGGGCGTCCCTCGCCAAAGTTCAGACCCGGAGCAAAAAGCCACTTTCCGCCAGCCGTATCAACCGCATCATGACGCCTTTGCGCATGATTCTGGGAGAGGCAGCCAACCGATTTGAGTTTACCTCACCCTTTCAGGGGATCAAATCACTGAAGGTGCCGCGGTCCGATGTGGAGCCGTTTTCGCTGGAGGAAGTTCGGCTGATTCTCGCCACGGTTCGGGCGGACTTCAGGAACTACTACACCGTTCGCTTCTTTACCGGTCTTCGGACCGGTGAGATCGACGGGCTGCAGTGGGATTGCGTCGACTTTCAACGCCGGCAGATTCTGGTTCGCCAGGCACTGGTGAATGGCGAGATCGAGCAGACCAAAACCGACGGCAGCTACCGGCACATTGAAATGCCTCAACTGGTCTACGACGCCCTGAAGGATCAGCGCAAGGCCACCGGCAACAACACTTTTGTGTTCTGTAATGGCGCAGGCAATCCGCTTGAGCACAACAACGTCACCAAGCGGGTGTGGTACCCCCTGCTCAGCCATCTGGGCCTACGAAAGCGCCGGCCGTACCAGACCCGCCACACTGCCGCCACGTTGTGGCTGGCCGCTGGCGAGAACCCGGAATGGATTGCCCGGCAGATGGGGCACACTACGACCGAAATGCTGTTCCGGGTTTATAGCCGGTATGTGCCGAACCTGACCCGTCGGGATGGTTCTGCGTTTGAGCGGCTGTTGATCAATGAGTTCGAGGCCAAGGTAACACCGGAAGAGGAGGCAGCAAGCGATGAGGTCTGA
- a CDS encoding 3'-5' exonuclease → MRDDTILVVDLEATCWEDQTTPAGDAQSVHNMEIIEVGGALATRKGNLVDVRSFLVRPTRNPVLSDFCMELTGITQSMVDAAPTLPETIEAMNAWLGDLPDDFIWCSWGNYDRLHLEAQSLLDGAQPAILARPHLNLKRIWRRTTGQKRKNGFANALAFHGLDFEGHHHRGVDDARNMARVLPYMDWSLEPELLTPPEVPV, encoded by the coding sequence ATGCGTGACGACACAATCCTGGTTGTCGACCTTGAGGCGACCTGTTGGGAAGACCAGACGACACCCGCAGGTGATGCTCAGAGTGTCCACAACATGGAGATCATTGAAGTCGGTGGTGCCCTCGCCACTCGGAAAGGAAACCTGGTGGATGTCCGCTCGTTTCTGGTCAGACCAACCCGGAATCCTGTGCTGAGCGACTTCTGCATGGAGCTTACCGGGATCACCCAGTCGATGGTTGATGCCGCGCCCACGCTCCCCGAGACGATTGAGGCCATGAATGCCTGGCTGGGTGATCTGCCGGACGATTTCATCTGGTGCAGCTGGGGCAACTACGACAGATTGCATCTGGAAGCCCAAAGCCTGCTGGACGGGGCGCAGCCAGCTATCCTGGCCCGCCCTCATCTGAACCTGAAACGTATCTGGCGCCGCACCACCGGCCAGAAGAGGAAGAATGGTTTTGCCAACGCGCTAGCCTTTCACGGATTGGACTTTGAGGGCCATCACCATCGTGGTGTGGACGATGCGCGAAATATGGCCCGAGTCCTCCCGTATATGGATTGGTCTTTGGAACCCGAGTTGCTGACGCCACCGGAGGTGCCAGTATGA
- a CDS encoding metallophosphatase domain-containing protein → MKLVCISDTHSLHHRIPDIPDGDVLIHAGDCLGQGTLENIEELNEWLGTLPHRYKIVIAGNHDWAFQETPELARQALTNAIYLEDSGVEIEGIRFWGSPWTPTFMDWAFMLERGQQLHKKWQLIPGDTDVLITHGPPKGIGDEAILGFKCQNVGCIDLLDRIQQLSLKAHIFGHIHEGYGEYQKGQTTLINASTCTARYEPRNAPIVIEV, encoded by the coding sequence ATGAAACTGGTCTGTATTTCCGACACTCACAGTCTGCACCATCGCATACCGGATATTCCAGATGGCGATGTCTTGATCCATGCCGGTGACTGCCTGGGCCAGGGCACGCTGGAAAACATAGAAGAGCTCAATGAATGGCTCGGAACGCTGCCGCATCGGTATAAGATTGTGATTGCCGGTAATCACGACTGGGCCTTCCAGGAAACGCCGGAATTGGCACGGCAGGCACTAACGAATGCCATTTACCTGGAAGACAGCGGCGTGGAGATTGAGGGTATTCGGTTCTGGGGTTCACCCTGGACGCCCACCTTTATGGATTGGGCATTTATGCTGGAGCGTGGCCAGCAGTTGCACAAAAAATGGCAGCTTATACCGGGCGATACCGATGTGCTCATTACCCACGGCCCACCCAAAGGTATCGGCGATGAGGCAATCCTTGGATTCAAATGCCAGAATGTTGGCTGCATTGACTTGCTTGACCGAATCCAGCAACTCTCACTCAAAGCGCACATTTTTGGCCATATCCACGAAGGCTATGGGGAGTACCAGAAGGGGCAAACGACGTTGATCAATGCCAGCACCTGCACCGCTCGGTATGAGCCACGGAACGCGCCGATTGTGATAGAAGTTTGA